The proteins below are encoded in one region of Podarcis raffonei isolate rPodRaf1 chromosome 8, rPodRaf1.pri, whole genome shotgun sequence:
- the LOC128419825 gene encoding protein-arginine deiminase type-3-like, with protein sequence MSEQRWVRLSTEEPTSTVCVLGTEMSLDVCGAAPSGATAFDVWGTSGVNLYIIHNGEVLKIPSCVPKWPLDYKVEVVVTMDQPSAEVNEDKVRISYYKDNGRTPMAKALLHLTCVEISLDADINRSGTVQRRAKNKKNWTWGPEGKGAILLVNCDRDEPQDEMDNEDKKLQSFVDRRDMSLMILTTRGPEDIFEDHQLVLHVSASDTDKVGVFHAQGKRKKLSQHKHVLGHGKSSYVVEPSCDEEEHHFYVEGLAFPDIGFSGLVTFHATLLEATAKALPEAPIFNDTVVFRVAPWIMTPNTLQPITVYVCSIKGNADFVVEISKLSKKAGCRLIICPEAENRGDRWIQDEMEIGYTQAPHKSFPVVFDSPRNGELDGFPFKAVLGPDFGYVTRKAEGKGNSVSTLDSFGNLEVSPPVTVRGKEYPLGRIIIGSALPMPHRDKMVKVVRDFLYAQEVQSPIELYSAWLLVGHVDEFMCFVPASDRKGFRLLLASPSRCYKLLKEKEQEGYGDAMMFHGLGKDDKEISITTILADKSLRSINEYYQKCIDWNRDLLKEELELEEEDIIDIPQLFTRSSYSPSKAVAYFPDIVNMLVLGKYLGIPKPFGPIIHEQCCLEEEVRHLLEPLGLSCTFIDDYETYHEGLGEVHCGTNVRRKAFSFKWWNMTP encoded by the exons ATGTCAGAGCAAAGATGGGTCCGGCTGTCCACCGAGGAGCCCACCAGCACCGTCTGTGTGCTGGGCACAGAGATGTCCCTTGATGTCTGCGG ggcAGCCCCAAGTGGTGCTACAGCCTTTGATGTCTGGGGAACATCTGGGGTGAACCTCTATATTATCCACAATGGGGAAGTTTTGAAGATCCCCTCTTGTGTGCCCAAATGGCCCCTTGATTATAAAGTCGAGGTGGTGGTCACGATGGACCAGCCAAGCGCTGAAGTCAACGAGGACAAG GTCAGAATTTCATACTACAAGGACAACGGGAGGACACCAATGGCGAAAGCTCTGCTCCACCTCACCTGCGTGG AAATCTCCCTGGATGCCGACATTAACCGTTCAGGAACCGTGCAGAGGAGAGCCAAGAATAAG AAAAACTGGACGTGGGGACCCGAAGGCAAAGGAGCCATCCTCTTGGTCAATTGCGACAGGGATGAACCTCAAGATGAAATGGACAACGAGGACAAGAAGCTGCAATCGTTTGTGG ACCGCAGGGATATGTCGCTGATGATCCTGACAACACGTGGGCCTGAGGACATTTTTGAGGATCACCAGCTGGTCCTCCACGTCTCAGCATCGGACACCGACAAAGTGGGAGTCTTCCATGCTCAGG ggaaaagaaagaaactcaGTCAGCACAAGCACGTCCTGGGTCATGGGAAATCCTCCTATGTGGTGGAACCTTCCTGCGACGAAGAGGAGCACCATTTCTATGTGGAAGGGCTGGCCTTTCCTGACATTGGCTTCTCTGGACTGGTGACATTCCACGCCACTCTGCTAGAGGCCACCGCCAAG GCACTTCCCGAGGCCCCAATTTTTAACGACACTGTTGTCTTCCGCGTCGCTCCGTGGATCATGACCCCCAATACCTTGCAGCCGATAACGGTTTACGTCTGCAG TATAAAAGGCAACGCAGATTTCGTGGTGGAGATCAGCAAGCTGTCCAAGAAAGCTGGCTGCAGATTGATCATCTGTCCAGAAGCAGAAAATCGAGGTGACCGCTGGATCCAG GATGAGATGGAGATCGGCTACACGCAAGCGCCACACAAGTCCTTTCCCGTGGTCTTCGACTCCCCAAGAAACGGAGAGCTGGACGGCTTTCCCTTTAAGGCAGTTCTG GGCCCGGATTttggctacgtgacccggaaggCGGAAGGCAAAGGCAACAGCGTCTCCACTTTGGACTCATTTGGGAACCTTGAAGTCAGCCCTCCAGTGACTGTCAGGGGCAAAGAGTACCCCTTGGGGAGGATCATCATCGGGAGCGCCTTACCCAT GCCTCACAGGGACAAGATGGTCAAAGTCGTGCGGGACTTCCTCTATGCCCAGGAAGTACAATCGCCCATCGAACTGTATTCTGCCTGGCTGCTGGTGGGGCATGTGGACGAGTTCATGTGTTTTGTCCCAGCCTCTGACAGAAAG ggtttccgccTGCTTCTGGCCAGCCCCAGTCGCTGCTACAAGCTTCTGaaggagaaggagcaggaggGGTACGGCGATGCCATGATGTTTCATG GGCTAGGCAAAGACGACAAAGAAATTTCAATAACAACAATCCTGGCTGACAAATCCTTGAGGAGCATCAATGAGTATTACCAG AAATGCATTGACTGGAACAGAGACCTCCTCAAAGAGGAGCTGGAACTGGAAGAGGAAGACATCATAGACATCCCCCAGCTCTTCACTCGCTCTTCTTACAGCCCCAGCAAAGCTGTTGCTTACTTCCCGGACATA GTGAACATGCTTGTCCTGGGAAAATACCTGGGCATCCCAAAGCCCTTTGGACCAATCATCCATGAGCAGTGCTGCTTGGAAGAGGAGGTCCGCCATCTGCTGGAGCCACTGGGGTTGTCCTGCACCTTCATAGATGACTACGAAACCTACCACGAGGGTCTCGGCGAGGTCCACTGTGGCACCAATGTCCGACGCAAGGCCTTTTCCTTCAAGTGGTGGAACATGACCCCTTGA